The Nymphaea colorata isolate Beijing-Zhang1983 chromosome 7, ASM883128v2, whole genome shotgun sequence DNA window GGAAGAAATAAAACTAGACAAAATGAGAGCCAAATTTTACTACCCCTCCCCTTCACATGAGCATGGTGAGCTTCCCCCAAGAGCTCCTGACGGATTTAAATGTTGAGGAGAAAGGCCTTCAAACATACCGGAATTTTTGCGATTAACAAACGTATTCTTGGTATAACCTTATGATACGGACTGATGCGGCTTCGACCAAAGCCAGCCATGGTCTCCACTCTCCAACAACCAGAACATGACCATTCAAGCAACTGGAAATATTGCCAGTCATACCTCTTGAAATATCGGCCAGTCAAAGTTTGTTTAATGTACAATGTACACCTCCATGTAAAATACTGGTTCCTGTATGATTATTCccttgcttctttctttctttctcctaaAATCACAGATTCTCAACCTTGAACAGATTTGGGTTGTCTCGCTCTCGCTTGGACTTTGGTGAAGGTGCCAGCGGCGTATGAAATGAACCACAAAAAGGGAAGCGCAGGAAGAAATCCACTCAACTCCAGCAAATTACTGTGGGGCTGACATGCACAGAACGGTAAAACAGATGGCTGTGAAGTAGCTTTCAGGAAAGACAGAGTACTTGAATAGGTGGCAACGAAAAGGACGAGTCAATCGATCCCCGTGCAGgttcatttgctttttctttctagaGAATGATTCGACAGGAAACCCAAGCCTCAAGAATCTTGCAGAAGGAATCACCTCTATTTGCCCTTCCTTGATTAACGTACCATACCATTGAACAGAGCAGTTGCCGGTTCTCAGTTcagaacctctctctctctctctctctctagcgtGAACGCATAAATAACCAGCCACAAGTTCTGTATATATCAAACtacaaaaaattttgcaaagaGTCCTGTGTACGTAGAAAAATCAGGTGCCACGAGAGTTTAGGATTGAACACTCTATACTTTATTCCATGCCTTTGACCTTCATTTCAGGTTTACATTGAAAAGAGATTGTGCCCCGAACACAAATGGCTCGCATCAGATTACACAGGTAAAGTTTAACCTCATTCCAGACACATTCCAGACAGATAGAAGTCTGAATGCACGCATGCACACAGAAACGTCTAACTCAATAAGCATTTCGTTTGTCAAACTTCCAATGCCATGCATTTGTACAGGATAGAGGATCTACAGAGCGTTTCAGTAGTATAACTACAAAATGCGCCTGTTGCATGCGGAAAATGCAAAACTTTGACTAGAAAGGCGTGGAAATAGTGACCGCAATATAGCAGACTTAAACAATGAACTTCACAATGAACTGAACCTGCAAGggagaagatcaagagcaaactCAGCAATCATGGTCTGTAGTATGTACTTCTCAATCTCTAGTGTTGTCTCGAAAGCCTCGATTTCAAAGTCTGTCCATTTGCCCAGTGGAGAGTTCATGTCCCACTCCACAATATCATCCAGAACCCTACCGGCCAAATTTCTATGCTTGCTGACCTCCTCATAAACTTCCTTCCTTAGTCTTTCTTGGCTTAGTGACAGGGATAGTTTTCCTAATGCCCTGTAAATAGATCTACTATACCTACCAATTTTCAGAGCTAAGTTTTCCATCACACAGTCGAACACAAATCTTCTAATGTGACACCCATCAGCTCTCATAAAAACTGTGCTGTACTTACATTTTGAGTGCTTATAAACCATGGTTTCTaacttttgaaacaaaagtgggTCTGAGAATTGGGGTGGATCTGCACCAAACAATGCGATGTTTTCAAATGTTAGTTGTATACTCGATAAGACTTTCATAACATAGAAAAACTCCATCTCCTCAGAAGATGCAGACGTAACTTCTGATAGAATTCCAAAGGATTCTTCATCGGCAATGCATATTTGACGACAGTCGATATCTTTTCTGCCTCTTCCAATATTACTGCTATTCCATGAGGTTGCTGAATCTACCAGCTCCATGTCAGCATCATATTGCTGCAGTCTCCGTGGGGAACAATCAGTGAAGGACAGGCGGAGGTGAGTAGCTACAGCAGGGACAATTAAGAAAGCATTAATAAGTACAATCAAAAAGCGGTTTCTGgcaccaaaataaataaaactcgTTTTCAACAACCTATCTACTTCAGATGCTTAAATGCTATATTtttgggagaaaaaaaatataatttaaaatatggAATGATGACAACAAAATCCATTTAATAAAGTTAACTGTTCACCTTAAATATTGAACTTTCGTTCTGTAGCAAACTTGAATGGTCATTTTACTGTTGTTTAAGCATAATTACATGAAAAATGATTGCATGAAGGTGTAATTATGTTGAGAAAGGGTGGGAAGACTCAGAACCTTGTCTTTTCATACATGGATGTGTGGAAAGATACTAAGATACTGAatcttttcaatgaaaaagtaaatgatTCTCTTAAAGCAACGAATTGTTGCTCTCAGTATATTCTGCTCAAAATCAGCTCATTATTTTTGTATCGACCTCAAGTGTGCTAAATATGGTAAACAGAGAACCCATAACCACGgcatggaaaatgaaaattgttcggccaaagaacaaaaacaaaacagatGAAATATTATAGCAGAGTCGTCAAACATCAAGGACAGAAACATCAGCTTACTTGTTCAAAGACCTTGCAAAAACAATCCGAtatgagaaataaaatttcatatgcAAACACGTATCATGTAAGGAGCTCAAAATAGCAAAAAACCATGTATTAAAACTTGAAATACAAGAGAACAAAATAATATCATACCTCCACAACCATCATTGCTCTCTGATGAAACACAACTCTCATTGGAGAAGGATGCATCAAGAATTGATACAGGACTTGGATGAGCACAATCATTTGGAAATGGAAATCTGGAAAACTTGGTTTTTCCATCAGATCTTATTGAACTCTCATGATCATTTCTATTTTCGCATGGAGATCCTGCAAATGGTTTTCTGTTGCCAACAAATCCCTGCGCAACCTCctggagaagaaaaaggttaTGTGATGTTAACATCCACATCCCTAGAGAGGTTACTGCACATGACTGTTGATCCgatcatctccctctctctctctctctctctctctctctctctctctctctctctctccctcatgcGGATGTAAAGCAGAAAAATTTAAAGTAGAACCATAAGCTTCATTGAAAAGCACAAGATGAGAATTGAGGAACTCGAtgcaccatttttttttcatatgcttAACAAGAAACCGTGGCTAACCTGAGGACTTTGGGCCTCGATCATTCCATCAGAAGTTGACGAGCATTCAGTTTCTGCAAGATAACCAACATGCATACTATCGCCATCAGGATACCCCAAAGAAGTAGCCCTTTGCAGTTCCTCAGATGCAGATCTCTTAGCAGTCAAGGCAGATGTAAGGTCTTGAAGTACCAAAAAAGCAGTTGGAGATTCTAGAGGAGCTTCAGAATGCCTCATGGAACAAGTTTCAGGCAAAAGCCTTGACAACTCAATCCCATCACTGCAGGTCAgttcttttagtttcttttctaaaaGAGCACTTAAAGAGTCTCCTTGCAGTTCTTTTGATTCCTGAGATGTCAGCTTTTTGGTATTTACATTGGAGCATCTCTTCTTCTGTTGAAAGCTATTTCGTGACTTACTACAGTGATCGTTGGTTGATTTGGAGGCAGCACAAATAAACTCAGCTTGACTGTTCTTCCCACCTTGCTGGTTCGGAGAGACAGGTAGTGGCGGCTTCACAGATGACGTGAATGTGAAGGAGACTGTATTTTCATCACTACCATTAGTATCTATATACCCCACATGAACAGGAAATCCATGCTGATAACACGTATGTTTTGGTCGCTGCGTTCTGAGACTGGTTGGAGCCAAGGGATGATCTTTGGAAGCATTACTTCTGCTGCCAGTATTCGAGAGTTTACCCTTTCTTCCATTTGGATGCACCGCAGAACCCATGATTCCAGCTTGAGAAGCACACTCCACAGGTCTTTTTCTACAATGCAAAACATTCGCTTTTGACAATGGATCATCCCTTTTGTCAATGCTGTAGTACTTGTTTTTAACTTCTTTTGCACATGACCCGCTTCGTGCCAAGCTGCTCAGATTTCTGGTGAAAGCAGCACTCTCCTTTGAAGCCTCGCAAGATGAACATCGCCTACTGTTTTTATTGGCATGTTCATATGTTCTATATTTGCTGCAGAAAATCTGATTCTGCTTCCTGCTGTTCAGCGGAAGTAAATCAGGGGATAAGCTGGCCTTAACATTTGTTCGCCCATGCTTCTGAGAGTTACCTTTCTTATCTGGGACGTCCGGCTTATGCTCTTTCTGATCGAAAGGCCTCCCGGTGCCCATAATCTCAACGCTTTCTGCTATTCTCTTGACATTGGGCTTGagcttctcttcatttttctgaacATCTGACCTCCCACTTTGCAAATTTCTAGCAATCCCACTGTCTTCCTCAGGAGGAAACCAAGAGCAGGACTTTTTCTCACTATAACCTCCATTATGACTTATATTAGCATCTGAataagaggaagagaaggctATAGATTCTTGGTcgtcaataataaaaaaatcccTCAAACactcaaagtcatcattcaaacTGCTCATGTAGCCCGTTTCTCTATCTGCCTTCTCTGCACATGCCAATTGAGGTTTCGTAGAGCAAGGGAGAGCACATCTTGTTCTGCTAGAGGCAAGCAATCCAGGTTCTAAAATTTTGGTAGCAGCTTCCATTAAGCGCACGGCATTTCTACCATGAAGAATGCCAGAGCTTTCAACAGGAGTGATGAGCTTCTGATGCTGCCTCCTTGAGCGGGAAACTGCACTTTTAAATTGAAAAGGCTCCTTTTTCGATTTGGTAACTGGCCGCCTCTCAAAGATCCCTGTTTTCTGTAGCTTCTGAGGTCTACACTCCACCAGTTTCTTTCCAGATATTGGGCATTGATCATCATAAAGTGAATCGGATGTCTTTCTCTGTGTTTGGAGCTTCTGTGGTTCCAGTGAAGCAGGTTCTGAGAAGCCTCTTGTCGGCATTGTCTCCAAACCCATTAACCGGCCGATGGCGCCTGGAAAACGGACGCTAGTACGCATATTTTCAGCAACTTTTGAAGAACTGCCATCGACTGCTGACTTTTTCGTGTCTGGAAATCCACCCCTATTTTCATCAGCAATCTGTTGGCAGAAAAGGCTTTCAGTAAACGAAGAAATATCACTTGAAAATCAACCAACTTCTGAAGCATGGTCATAGGAGCAGAGATGGATGAAGTTACAAACCAGAAGCAGCTTAGCCATGGGAAGCTTGTCGTCGCCGAACTTCTTGGATGCCTTCTTGGGTCTCGCTGGattaccaaaaaagaaaaagataataaaaaccAAAGAAGTCACAACTAGTCATTCACGAGGCACAAAAATCATGAACCGCAACAAACGTAACCTCTCTCGCTTCTTTCGTTTCATGTGCAAAAAGGAATCGTACCACTTAATGTAATGATTTGGGAAAAGGTAGTGTTATGAAGAAAAGCTTAAACCAAGTGCATTTACTAGAGCACTTCACcgagaaagaaatgaagtgcaAAATAATAGCAGCCATTGAATGCCTAGAACAAATTAATCATTAAAACTAGCGCAAATGTccataaaaataagaaagaaaaaagtgaatgaTATGCCGTCAGAAAGAACTCAAGACataaaagagaaacagaacTTAGATTATACCAGCGGAAAACAAGTTGTACCGGAAACCAAGTTATGTAAAAGCattaatttttagaaaatctgaACGGATGATGAACTAAAATCTTGTCGTTCAAATATCTATAATAGACGGAGATTTTTCTaataaatatgacaaaaataaataCGGTACTTATTCCGTAGCCGGCAAACAGTGAAAAAAGAGCAGCGAAGAATCCAAGTGAACTAGAATCACCACGAATTACTTGAAGGTAAATAAGTCTCCACACCAAAACAAACTCCCTGCACTCAGTGTGAAGAAGGGTATCCgaccaaacaaatgaaaaccagaagaaaaaaagaagtggAAAAAGAGAGCAGTGAGAAGGGAGAGAAGACGAAAAACCCGGCGCTAAAAAAGCCATAAACAGAGAAAAAATGTACCTCCAAGAAGGAATCTGTTGGAAAAGAGCTTCTTCCGAGCAAACCTCCTGTTCCAGTCAAAGAGTTGAAAGAATATACCAACGCAACCAGCAGGCTTAGAGCGTGGTTTCTCTGCCACAGTCAAAGTTGAAAGCATCTTTCCCGGCCTCTCACCCATTTCAAAACCTCCCCAAGGccttttctcctctctctctctctctcttgacaACTAAGAGGggaaaaattgaagatattgAACAAAAGGTTATCCTTCAAAAGACACAAACCACTTTAAGAGCTACCCAGATTCCTTCATTGAAAGCCTGAAAATGTGAAAGCCATTCAATCCGAAGGACCAGTTTTATGACATGCAGAGACAACAGAGATTGCTCTCAGATAAACCACATGCATCTATCTGCCAAAAagaatatgagagaaaaagcgAAAGGCAAGAATGAACTAGTTTGTAGAAAGTGGAAGCTTTTCCCCTAGAAAGCTAGGGTCTAAGAAAAGATGGCCCAACAATAGGGTTTAAACATCTCCAATCAACTTTTTTCTGcctaaaagagagagagggagagggactgAGAGAGTAGTTCTGAAATGACGGGCATCCTTCTTCAGAAAAGAGAAGCAGAGTATGCCCAAACCATGAACTTCAAATCCTCCTCAAAACCAAATATATTCTTTTGTGCGTAATTCctgcacagagagagagggagataattgaaatgaaggcatcgtcttcaagaaagagaagcagAGGAACCCGAAACTATGAACTTCAAGTCCTACTCAAAGCCAACTACATTCTTTTGTGCGTAGGTCCAGCGAACACATACAGACAGacggggagggagggagagttGTTTTAGGCCATGCGGAGAAAAACAAAcatagagatagaaagagagggTGAAGCAAATGAGCGACGACTAAGGGGAGATAAGACAACCAAATCGGAGGAAATAGGAACAAATTATGGAGATATTCATCCCATGAACAAGCCAAATTTTGGTGGAACCGTGAACCACATTACTACTAAGTTTAGCTTCCGTAAGAGCAGCAATGGCAGATTCTCTATCTCATATAGGCATGGATGTAGTAACAGAGAGAATGAGACGGAGCAGCAGGGAGGGTAGCGTGCAAATTGGACGAAATTACAAATGGTTAATGTGCGCGTATCGATGACTACAAAAAATTCTTTGCCCGTGAAATATCGTTAAATTACACACGCGCCACCACAGATCACGAGTGGAAGGCCGTCTCTCGCCCATGGCAGATGGTTGCCCGCCACTGGGCCTTCGTCGGTTTGCAATATCCGCTTGTGTCGTGACTCGGTCCAAGCCGCCTACTCCTGTCGCCGATACGAATCGGCGATGAAGCAGATCTATCTAAACTTGGAATCGGATCCGACCGATATCGCCAGTAGCTTAGTAAGATGTAAACCCACCATCTTGATATATAGCTTTATCTAGGCTGCACATCAGCCCAGTCGAGCTATTGTTCAACTCGACTCCAATTAGAAAATTTGGGTTCGATGAGACATGTTCGAGGACTCAATGATGTAATGTCgagttcaaactcaactcgtttaattcaTTTATGTTATCAACTCGTTTAATTCATTTATGTTAACtatgtcttgtttcttttaatttgtttaactcGTTGAACTCCATTAACTCGTGGATTCCAACTACGGTCCGTATCTGAATGAAATACAAGTGGTTGcaccaaaaaaatgcatttgatggtttggagatgtttttttctcttttgcataatgattcggatttggatcagtTGAATCACGGTCACCACatcaaatgattgattttgctATTTGGCTGGATTACATATCATGACTTTTTATAGTatagtttttttataaatagatAAAGAAGGTAAGCTTGCAggactttattttttttttttcatcaactaaaattgaataacatgtaatatgagtaGTTCGGTATGTAATTAGTCAGGTTTATTATAttttacaattcaaaaaataacaaacttcaaTATTAAGcaatacatgataaaaaaatgcaattacTTAACGATCTTAACTAATTCTACGAGTCTTGACTCGTCACCTAGTAAATGAATGATTATAGCTGACTTAAAGACTCCTTATTCCGACAAACGAGT harbors:
- the LOC116258152 gene encoding uncharacterized protein LOC116258152, encoding MGERPGKMLSTLTVAEKPRSKPAGCVGIFFQLFDWNRRFARKKLFSNRFLLGARPKKASKKFGDDKLPMAKLLLIADENRGGFPDTKKSAVDGSSSKVAENMRTSVRFPGAIGRLMGLETMPTRGFSEPASLEPQKLQTQRKTSDSLYDDQCPISGKKLVECRPQKLQKTGIFERRPVTKSKKEPFQFKSAVSRSRRQHQKLITPVESSGILHGRNAVRLMEAATKILEPGLLASSRTRCALPCSTKPQLACAEKADRETGYMSSLNDDFECLRDFFIIDDQESIAFSSSYSDANISHNGGYSEKKSCSWFPPEEDSGIARNLQSGRSDVQKNEEKLKPNVKRIAESVEIMGTGRPFDQKEHKPDVPDKKGNSQKHGRTNVKASLSPDLLPLNSRKQNQIFCSKYRTYEHANKNSRRCSSCEASKESAAFTRNLSSLARSGSCAKEVKNKYYSIDKRDDPLSKANVLHCRKRPVECASQAGIMGSAVHPNGRKGKLSNTGSRSNASKDHPLAPTSLRTQRPKHTCYQHGFPVHVGYIDTNGSDENTVSFTFTSSVKPPLPVSPNQQGGKNSQAEFICAASKSTNDHCSKSRNSFQQKKRCSNVNTKKLTSQESKELQGDSLSALLEKKLKELTCSDGIELSRLLPETCSMRHSEAPLESPTAFLVLQDLTSALTAKRSASEELQRATSLGYPDGDSMHVGYLAETECSSTSDGMIEAQSPQEVAQGFVGNRKPFAGSPCENRNDHESSIRSDGKTKFSRFPFPNDCAHPSPVSILDASFSNESCVSSESNDGCGATHLRLSFTDCSPRRLQQYDADMELVDSATSWNSSNIGRGRKDIDCRQICIADEESFGILSEVTSASSEEMEFFYVMKVLSSIQLTFENIALFGADPPQFSDPLLFQKLETMVYKHSKCKYSTVFMRADGCHIRRFVFDCVMENLALKIGRYSRSIYRALGKLSLSLSQERLRKEVYEEVSKHRNLAGRVLDDIVEWDMNSPLGKWTDFEIEAFETTLEIEKYILQTMIAEFALDLLPCRFSSL